From one Haloarcula sp. DT43 genomic stretch:
- a CDS encoding Cdc6/Cdc18 family protein, with protein sequence MVDVNENPFDGTDAIFERKQPLKKDTFTPDTIFHRDEEIEFYINALQDVIVGHDPNNVFVYGPTGVGKTAVTKWVRDKLEEKAEAEDIPLTVIGPINCRNYRSAYALVNTLVNEFRDPENQLPESGYSTDSVFEFLYEEIEAVGGNVLIILDEIDNIPADARNDFLYELPRAEANENTPITDAKVGLIGISNDLKFVDVLEPKVKSTLGEREIKFGPYDATELRDILGYYADIAFREDVLGEDVVPLAAAFSAQERGDVRQGLRILEKAGEYARMEGADGVTEAHTRRATDTIETDELLDYFEHDLSSQQALTYLATTLALIEPKHEASTKRIYNLYSSIAESSGRRVKSERKIYEFLDQLSMQGLVRSAERNLGRKGGRKYIYEVTDDPTDIINAALQSSYSDAVPSNVNGILEHYLEDEATEFEAPDTTDDEQQNLWQFT encoded by the coding sequence ATGGTCGACGTGAACGAGAACCCGTTCGACGGGACTGACGCGATCTTCGAACGCAAGCAGCCACTGAAGAAGGACACGTTCACGCCGGACACTATCTTCCACCGCGACGAGGAAATCGAGTTCTACATCAACGCCCTTCAGGACGTCATCGTCGGCCACGACCCGAACAACGTCTTCGTGTACGGTCCGACCGGTGTCGGGAAGACCGCCGTTACGAAGTGGGTCCGGGACAAGCTCGAAGAGAAGGCCGAGGCCGAGGACATCCCCCTCACCGTCATCGGGCCGATTAACTGCCGGAACTACCGGTCGGCGTATGCGCTGGTCAACACGCTCGTCAACGAGTTCCGTGACCCGGAGAACCAGCTCCCGGAGAGCGGCTACAGCACCGACAGCGTCTTCGAGTTCCTCTACGAGGAAATCGAAGCCGTCGGCGGGAACGTGCTTATCATCCTGGACGAAATCGACAACATCCCAGCGGACGCACGGAACGACTTCCTCTACGAACTGCCGCGGGCCGAAGCCAACGAGAACACGCCCATCACCGACGCGAAGGTCGGGCTCATCGGCATCTCGAACGACCTCAAGTTCGTCGACGTGCTGGAGCCGAAGGTGAAATCGACGCTTGGGGAGCGGGAAATCAAGTTCGGCCCGTACGACGCGACCGAACTCCGCGATATTCTGGGCTACTACGCGGACATCGCCTTCCGGGAGGACGTTCTCGGCGAAGACGTCGTCCCGCTGGCGGCGGCCTTCTCGGCGCAGGAACGCGGCGACGTTCGCCAGGGGCTCCGCATTCTCGAAAAGGCCGGGGAGTACGCGCGGATGGAGGGGGCAGACGGCGTGACGGAGGCACACACGCGGCGAGCGACGGACACTATCGAGACCGACGAACTCCTCGATTACTTCGAACACGACCTGAGTTCACAGCAGGCGCTGACGTATCTCGCGACGACGCTGGCGCTCATCGAACCGAAACACGAGGCCTCGACGAAGCGAATCTACAACCTCTACTCCTCGATTGCGGAGTCCAGCGGCCGCCGGGTGAAATCCGAGCGCAAGATATACGAGTTCCTCGACCAGCTCTCGATGCAGGGGCTGGTCCGCTCTGCCGAGCGGAACCTCGGCCGGAAAGGGGGGCGCAAGTACATCTACGAGGTCACGGACGACCCGACGGACATCATCAACGCCGCGCTGCAGTCCTCCTACAGCGACGCCGTGCCGAGCAACGTCAACGGGATTCTCGAACACTATCTCGAGGACGAGGCGACCGAGTTCGAGGCCCCGGACACCACCGACGACGAGCAACAGAACCTCTGGCAGTTCACGTAG
- a CDS encoding acyl-CoA dehydrogenase family protein, translating into MDLLSEKLVPEHAREVKADAREFAAEHIEPVAGEYYASGEYPWEVLEAATEAGLVAQDIGEEWGGSGYDLQQMLAMAEELYRADAGIALTLQLASFGAEIVEDHGDEWQKEEFLRPVAAGEQLTGLAVSEPETGSDLAGMTTAAEKDGDEWVINGEKYWIGNGVEADWVTLYAKTGDDPNDRYGNYSMFIVPTDADGYHAEHIPEKMGFRASKQAHIVLDDCRIPEENLVGVEGAGFYMLAEFFNHGRVVVGGHGIGLAAAAIEEAWEFVHDREAFGRTVDEFQAVQHKLADMQLGLQSARTLTWHAAERVANQENAGYWAALAKTKATEAAMDCAEKGMQLHGGRSVLTENRISRVYRDVRIPVIYEGANDIQRNLIYNQAPK; encoded by the coding sequence ATGGACCTACTGTCGGAGAAGCTCGTTCCGGAGCACGCACGCGAGGTCAAGGCGGACGCCCGGGAGTTCGCCGCGGAGCACATCGAGCCGGTCGCCGGCGAGTACTACGCGTCCGGGGAGTACCCCTGGGAGGTACTCGAAGCGGCCACGGAGGCCGGCCTCGTCGCTCAAGACATCGGCGAGGAGTGGGGCGGGAGCGGCTACGACCTCCAGCAGATGCTGGCGATGGCCGAAGAGCTGTACAGGGCCGACGCGGGCATCGCGCTGACGCTCCAGCTGGCCAGTTTCGGCGCGGAAATCGTCGAGGACCACGGCGACGAGTGGCAGAAAGAGGAGTTCCTCCGGCCCGTCGCCGCGGGCGAGCAGCTCACTGGCCTGGCCGTCTCCGAACCGGAGACCGGGAGCGACCTCGCCGGGATGACCACGGCCGCCGAGAAGGACGGCGACGAGTGGGTCATCAACGGCGAGAAGTACTGGATAGGCAACGGCGTCGAGGCCGACTGGGTGACGCTGTACGCGAAGACCGGCGACGACCCGAACGACCGCTACGGGAACTACTCGATGTTCATCGTCCCGACGGACGCCGACGGCTACCACGCCGAGCACATCCCCGAGAAGATGGGCTTCCGGGCGTCCAAGCAGGCACACATCGTGCTCGACGACTGCCGGATTCCGGAGGAGAACCTCGTCGGCGTCGAGGGGGCCGGCTTCTACATGCTCGCGGAGTTCTTCAACCACGGGCGCGTCGTCGTCGGCGGCCACGGCATCGGTCTCGCCGCGGCGGCCATCGAGGAGGCCTGGGAGTTCGTCCACGACCGCGAGGCCTTCGGGAGGACCGTCGACGAGTTCCAGGCGGTCCAGCACAAGCTGGCCGACATGCAACTGGGCCTCCAGTCGGCCCGGACGCTCACCTGGCACGCCGCCGAACGCGTCGCCAATCAGGAGAACGCCGGCTACTGGGCCGCGCTGGCGAAGACGAAAGCGACCGAGGCCGCCATGGACTGCGCGGAGAAGGGGATGCAACTCCACGGCGGCCGGTCCGTGCTGACGGAGAACCGGATTTCCCGCGTGTACCGGGACGTCCGGATTCCGGTCATCTACGAGGGCGCAAACGACATCCAGCGGAACCTCATCTACAACCAGGCGCCGAAATAA
- a CDS encoding long-chain fatty acid--CoA ligase — protein sequence MPGGSPQTLRPFLWRAETLYPDTEVVSRTHEGVVRHDYAEYAERTAQLANALDEAGYGDGERLGTFCWNHSRHFETYFGVPGIGAQLHTINPLLPDEHIQYIVDNAQDRLVFVDESLLPKLEGAAADDPDSFDSVERFVVMSESVPETDLDAVAYESFIADQPTEYDWPELEEERPAGLCYTSGTTGRPKGVEYTQQMLWSHTMAIQSPQGIPLDDDDVVMPVVPMFHVNAWGLPFSATAGGAKHVYPGPQPEPADLATLIEEENVTVTAGVPTVWLGLMEYIKEYDVDLSSLERLIVGGSAAPEAMIRFFDDHGVELVHAWGMTETTPVGAVATLRSDLQDADYQTQLDKRAKQGLISPGLEFRVVDDNGNEVPHNGEDFGELCVRGPWVTTEYFKRPEANEQEFEDGYLKTGDVVSVDEDGYIKIVDRAKDVIKSGGEWISSLELENELIAHDGVNEAAVIGVPHERWQERPLAMIVPAADADEDALAAELRDHILDSYPKWWVPDNFITIDEVPKTATGKFDKKALRDEYADESLVEGRVPDDAAPE from the coding sequence ATGCCAGGAGGAAGCCCGCAGACGCTCCGACCGTTCCTGTGGCGTGCAGAGACACTGTATCCCGACACAGAGGTCGTCTCACGCACTCACGAAGGAGTCGTCCGGCACGACTACGCCGAGTACGCCGAACGGACGGCACAGCTGGCGAACGCGCTCGACGAGGCCGGCTACGGCGACGGCGAACGGCTCGGGACGTTCTGCTGGAACCACAGCCGGCACTTCGAGACGTACTTCGGCGTCCCCGGAATCGGTGCGCAGCTCCACACCATCAATCCGCTCCTGCCCGACGAACACATCCAGTACATCGTCGACAACGCGCAGGACCGGCTCGTCTTCGTCGACGAGTCGCTCCTGCCGAAACTGGAGGGGGCCGCCGCCGACGACCCAGACTCCTTCGACTCGGTGGAGCGGTTCGTCGTGATGAGCGAATCCGTTCCCGAGACGGACCTCGACGCCGTCGCCTACGAGTCGTTCATCGCCGACCAGCCGACGGAGTACGACTGGCCCGAACTCGAGGAGGAGCGGCCGGCGGGCCTCTGCTACACGTCCGGCACGACCGGCCGCCCGAAGGGCGTCGAGTACACCCAGCAGATGCTCTGGAGCCACACGATGGCGATTCAGTCGCCGCAGGGGATTCCCCTCGACGACGACGACGTCGTGATGCCGGTCGTCCCGATGTTCCACGTCAACGCGTGGGGGCTCCCGTTCTCGGCGACCGCCGGCGGGGCCAAGCACGTCTACCCCGGCCCACAGCCCGAGCCGGCGGACCTCGCGACGCTCATCGAGGAGGAGAACGTCACTGTCACCGCCGGCGTCCCGACCGTCTGGCTGGGGCTGATGGAGTACATCAAGGAATACGACGTGGACCTCTCCTCGCTCGAACGCCTCATCGTGGGCGGCAGTGCCGCGCCCGAGGCGATGATTCGCTTCTTCGACGACCACGGCGTGGAGCTCGTCCACGCCTGGGGGATGACCGAGACGACCCCTGTCGGCGCGGTGGCGACCCTGCGCAGCGACCTGCAGGACGCCGACTACCAGACCCAGCTGGACAAGCGTGCGAAACAGGGACTCATCTCGCCGGGCCTCGAGTTCCGCGTCGTCGACGACAACGGCAACGAGGTCCCGCACAACGGCGAGGACTTCGGCGAACTGTGCGTCCGCGGCCCGTGGGTGACCACGGAGTACTTCAAGCGGCCCGAGGCGAACGAGCAGGAGTTCGAGGACGGCTACCTGAAGACCGGTGACGTGGTGTCCGTCGACGAGGACGGCTACATCAAGATAGTCGACCGCGCGAAAGACGTCATCAAGAGCGGCGGGGAGTGGATATCCTCGCTCGAACTGGAAAACGAGCTGATAGCCCACGACGGCGTCAACGAGGCGGCGGTCATCGGCGTCCCACACGAGCGCTGGCAGGAGCGGCCGCTGGCGATGATTGTGCCGGCGGCCGACGCCGACGAAGACGCGCTGGCCGCGGAACTCCGGGACCACATCCTCGACTCCTACCCCAAGTGGTGGGTACCGGACAACTTCATCACCATCGACGAGGTCCCGAAGACGGCGACCGGGAAGTTCGACAAGAAGGCGCTTCGGGACGAGTACGCCGACGAGTCGCTCGTCGAGGGGCGCGTCCCCGACGACGCCGCCCCGGAGTGA
- a CDS encoding chemotaxis protein CheC has translation MSLMIDIRKLGLFNQMAKQGGNTVANHLSQMTGMETEMEITKINFIDIPDIKTHVGDEKQIGISIEMVEKPHGHILFLFNAESAKDLATGMIGDMGETDPNASGFTDMERSAIQEIGNIMTSGFIDGWANVLDTTIDISTPSFTFGPGSGMVDQLVGDRDNEMALMFDSRVHALESDINVKVYTFPELEELVDLMQEIEV, from the coding sequence ATGAGTCTGATGATAGATATTCGGAAGCTCGGGTTGTTCAATCAGATGGCTAAACAGGGCGGTAACACGGTCGCGAACCACCTCAGCCAGATGACGGGGATGGAGACGGAGATGGAGATAACGAAAATCAACTTCATCGACATTCCGGATATCAAGACACACGTCGGCGACGAGAAGCAAATCGGTATCAGTATCGAGATGGTCGAGAAGCCCCACGGGCACATCCTGTTCCTGTTCAACGCCGAAAGCGCGAAGGACCTCGCCACCGGGATGATAGGCGACATGGGCGAGACTGACCCCAACGCCAGCGGCTTCACCGACATGGAGCGGTCGGCGATTCAGGAAATCGGGAACATCATGACCAGCGGCTTCATCGACGGCTGGGCGAACGTCCTCGATACGACCATCGACATCTCGACGCCGAGCTTCACCTTCGGCCCCGGGAGTGGAATGGTCGACCAGCTCGTCGGCGACCGGGACAACGAGATGGCGCTGATGTTCGACTCCCGCGTCCACGCCCTGGAGTCCGACATCAACGTGAAGGTGTACACGTTCCCGGAACTGGAGGAGCTTGTCGACCTGATGCAGGAAATCGAAGTGTAG
- a CDS encoding O-methyltransferase encodes MDETPLPAITEQFARTIAPESDPVIEEMDAKADLEGFPTVGPAVGGWLRLVARMVDADRVFEFGSGFGYSAYWMAPAVGDDGQLVLTEVDADELDEAREFLDRGGFADRATFEHGDAIETVDRYDGPFDVVLIDNEKHRYVEAFEAVRSKVPVGGAVVADNMIAAGPLEFEDVRALLAGDDVDANETSRGIAAYLDRVGGDPAFETGLLPLGEGVAVSVRVE; translated from the coding sequence ATGGACGAGACGCCGCTCCCGGCGATCACAGAGCAGTTCGCCCGCACGATAGCGCCGGAAAGCGACCCGGTCATCGAGGAGATGGACGCCAAGGCCGACCTGGAGGGGTTCCCGACGGTCGGTCCCGCCGTCGGCGGCTGGCTCCGCCTCGTCGCCCGGATGGTCGACGCCGACCGGGTCTTCGAGTTCGGGTCGGGCTTTGGCTACTCGGCGTACTGGATGGCCCCCGCCGTCGGCGACGACGGACAGCTAGTCCTGACCGAAGTCGACGCCGACGAACTGGACGAGGCCCGCGAGTTCCTCGACCGCGGCGGGTTCGCCGACCGGGCCACCTTCGAACACGGGGACGCAATCGAGACCGTCGACCGCTACGACGGCCCGTTCGACGTGGTGCTCATCGACAACGAGAAACACCGGTACGTCGAGGCCTTCGAGGCGGTCCGGTCGAAGGTGCCGGTCGGCGGGGCCGTCGTCGCCGACAACATGATAGCGGCCGGGCCGCTGGAGTTCGAGGACGTGCGGGCGCTGCTTGCCGGCGACGACGTCGATGCCAACGAGACGAGCCGCGGCATCGCCGCGTATCTCGACCGCGTCGGCGGCGACCCGGCGTTCGAGACCGGGCTGTTGCCCCTCGGCGAGGGCGTCGCCGTGAGCGTCCGCGTCGAGTGA